A portion of the Stigmatella aurantiaca DW4/3-1 genome contains these proteins:
- the hpf gene encoding ribosome hibernation-promoting factor, HPF/YfiA family, translating to MQMNITFRQFGASDSLKEYAREKVDRVNRLLDRAGEAHVVLSLERHLHHADITIHSGSWILRGREKSEDMYASIDLAMDKIERQLRRYKDKLKTHHGRERVHHRQDLMSQLARGVRHAVFDMPEDPETATATPPQAQAPAPAAPETAGDASTHRVLRTTHLTVKPMRVDEAVMQMNLMNNDFYVFHSVETDSMCVLYRRKDGQYGLIEPHEPTAPVAAAAGAR from the coding sequence ATGCAGATGAACATCACCTTCCGTCAGTTCGGAGCGTCGGATTCCCTCAAGGAGTACGCACGCGAAAAGGTCGACCGGGTCAACCGGTTGCTAGACCGAGCCGGGGAAGCGCACGTGGTGCTGTCGCTGGAGCGCCATCTGCACCACGCGGACATTACGATCCACTCGGGCTCGTGGATCCTGCGGGGTCGCGAAAAGAGCGAGGACATGTACGCGTCCATCGACCTGGCGATGGACAAGATCGAGCGGCAGTTGCGCCGTTACAAGGACAAGCTCAAGACGCACCATGGCCGTGAGCGGGTGCACCACCGGCAGGACCTGATGAGCCAGCTGGCGCGGGGCGTGCGCCACGCGGTCTTCGACATGCCCGAAGATCCGGAGACGGCCACGGCCACCCCGCCGCAGGCGCAGGCCCCCGCCCCCGCGGCGCCCGAGACCGCTGGCGACGCGAGCACCCACCGCGTGCTCCGCACCACGCACCTGACCGTCAAGCCGATGCGGGTGGACGAGGCGGTGATGCAGATGAACCTGATGAACAACGACTTCTACGTGTTCCACAGCGTGGAGACGGACTCGATGTGCGTCCTCTACCGCCGCAAGGATGGGCAGTACGGCCTTATCGAGCCCCACGAGCCCACTGCCCCCGTGGCGGCGGCGGCCGGGGCCCGGTAG
- the nagZ gene encoding beta-N-acetylhexosaminidase, with protein MPVRSLPPVLLLVFLGTWASALASTPAGPPPAPPPSPSAPVDLDRVEALLSHLSLEDRIGQVMMVGFRGTVLDEEVESLVRGRRVGGVCLFKHNIHSARQVARLNDGLRRLLADHIPPFVALDQEGGNVVRVSDQVVRLPGNMALGATRSTELAYAAGRAQGEDLRRLGFNMNLAPVLDVNLNPHNPVIGIRSYGDSVSLVSEMGRAFARGQQEAGLVTVAKHFPGHGSTSTDSHEVLPVMRETREEVLTQMEPFRAVLQEGLDGLMTAHVAIPGLTGDSVPATLSPQVLEGLLRRDLGFDGLVLTDELEMEAIVQRYGVGRAAVLAMKAGADMVLVPWRPEKKTEVYEALLDAAHEGELPPERLEQAVRRILIAKLRRGLFEAPPLLEERLAAPPPPGNDEVAHLIARASVTLLRTKEGALPLSREARIAVITAEPSLGEALATRAPRVTQLTVPAYPSPSRRAALRRQARKAALQADVVVVGVINARQLELVTAAAATGRPVAVVSMGLPYLTEQVVEARAVLAVYSYQPAATDAAAAALFGEIGTPGRLPVNLRELHFGHGLELTGRKQAAATPGLSSSPASPSSSQEAGR; from the coding sequence GTGCCCGTTCGTTCTCTCCCCCCTGTCCTTCTCCTGGTCTTCCTCGGCACGTGGGCCTCCGCGCTTGCCTCCACCCCCGCGGGTCCCCCGCCCGCGCCTCCCCCCAGCCCCAGCGCCCCCGTGGACCTGGACCGCGTGGAGGCCCTCCTCTCCCACCTCTCCCTGGAGGACCGGATCGGCCAGGTGATGATGGTGGGCTTCCGGGGGACGGTGCTCGACGAGGAGGTGGAGTCCCTGGTGCGCGGCCGGCGGGTGGGGGGCGTGTGCCTCTTCAAGCACAACATCCACAGCGCCCGGCAGGTGGCCCGCCTCAATGATGGTCTTCGCCGGCTGCTGGCCGACCACATCCCCCCCTTCGTCGCGCTGGATCAAGAGGGGGGCAACGTGGTGCGCGTCAGCGATCAGGTGGTGCGGCTGCCGGGCAACATGGCCCTGGGGGCCACCCGATCCACCGAGTTGGCCTACGCCGCGGGTCGTGCGCAGGGGGAGGACCTGCGGAGGCTGGGCTTCAACATGAACCTGGCCCCCGTGCTGGATGTGAACCTCAACCCCCACAACCCCGTCATCGGCATCCGCTCCTATGGGGACAGCGTGTCCCTCGTCTCGGAGATGGGCCGGGCCTTCGCGCGGGGACAGCAGGAGGCCGGGCTGGTCACCGTGGCCAAGCACTTTCCCGGACATGGCTCCACCAGCACGGACAGCCACGAGGTCCTGCCCGTCATGCGCGAGACGCGCGAGGAGGTGCTCACGCAGATGGAGCCCTTCCGCGCCGTCCTCCAAGAGGGGCTGGATGGGTTGATGACGGCCCATGTGGCCATTCCCGGGCTGACCGGCGACAGCGTGCCGGCCACCCTGAGCCCCCAGGTGCTGGAGGGGCTGCTGCGCCGGGATCTGGGCTTCGATGGGCTCGTCCTGACCGACGAGTTGGAGATGGAGGCCATCGTCCAGCGCTATGGCGTGGGCCGCGCGGCCGTGCTGGCGATGAAGGCGGGGGCGGACATGGTGCTCGTCCCCTGGCGGCCCGAGAAGAAGACGGAGGTGTACGAGGCCCTGCTCGACGCCGCGCACGAGGGAGAACTGCCCCCGGAGCGCCTGGAGCAGGCCGTGCGCCGCATCCTCATTGCCAAGCTGCGCCGGGGGCTCTTCGAGGCCCCGCCCCTGCTCGAGGAGCGGCTGGCCGCCCCCCCTCCCCCCGGCAACGACGAGGTGGCCCACCTCATTGCCCGTGCCTCCGTGACCCTGCTGCGCACGAAGGAAGGGGCCCTGCCCCTGTCCCGCGAGGCCCGCATCGCCGTCATCACCGCGGAGCCTTCCCTCGGGGAGGCCCTCGCCACCCGGGCTCCCCGCGTCACCCAGCTCACCGTGCCCGCCTACCCCTCGCCCTCGCGGCGAGCCGCCCTGCGCCGGCAGGCCCGGAAGGCCGCGCTCCAGGCGGATGTGGTGGTGGTGGGCGTCATCAACGCGCGGCAACTGGAGCTCGTCACCGCGGCGGCCGCCACCGGCCGGCCCGTGGCCGTGGTGTCCATGGGGCTGCCCTACCTCACCGAGCAGGTGGTGGAGGCCCGCGCCGTGCTCGCCGTCTACTCGTACCAGCCCGCCGCCACGGACGCGGCCGCGGCGGCCCTCTTCGGGGAGATCGGCACACCGGGCCGGTTGCCCGTCAACCTGCGCGAGCTCCACTTTGGCCACGGGCTGGAGCTCACGGGGCGCAAGCAAGCCGCGGCAACCCCGGGCCTCTCCTCGTCACCGGCCTCCCCTTCCAGTTCCCAGGAGGCCGGGCGCTGA
- a CDS encoding PTS sugar transporter subunit IIA, translating to MRIAEFLSPQAIIADMQARTKNEVLRELSAALVRAHPHLQEDKLVEVLREREKLGSTGIGEGVAIPHGKLGGMTQLLATFGVSREGLDFEAIDGKPTHLFFALVAPENSAGVHLKALARISRLFKNPRFRTAILEAPTAADIHALIVQEDARP from the coding sequence GTGAGAATCGCCGAGTTTCTCAGCCCTCAAGCCATCATCGCGGACATGCAAGCGCGCACCAAGAACGAGGTGTTGCGCGAGCTGAGCGCGGCGCTGGTGCGTGCGCATCCCCATCTCCAGGAGGACAAGCTGGTCGAGGTGTTGCGCGAGCGGGAGAAGCTCGGTTCCACGGGCATCGGCGAAGGGGTGGCCATCCCCCACGGCAAGCTGGGGGGCATGACGCAACTCTTGGCCACCTTCGGCGTCTCGCGCGAGGGGCTGGACTTCGAGGCGATCGACGGCAAGCCCACGCACCTGTTCTTCGCGCTGGTGGCGCCCGAGAACAGCGCCGGGGTGCACCTCAAGGCGCTGGCGCGGATCTCCCGGCTCTTCAAGAACCCCCGCTTCCGGACCGCCATCCTGGAGGCCCCCACCGCGGCGGACATTCACGCCCTCATCGTCCAGGAAGACGCGCGCCCCTGA
- the dtd gene encoding D-aminoacyl-tRNA deacylase codes for MRAVVQRVLEASVSVHGERVSQIGPGLLVLLGVGKGDSEADVPWMVEKLATLRIFEDSAGKMNLSLEDTHRQLIVVSQFTLYGDARKGRRPSFTEAMEPVTAKVLYERVCEGLRARGLTVGTGLFAADMKVALLNDGPVTLLLETPGPSAPAV; via the coding sequence ATGCGCGCGGTGGTGCAGCGGGTGCTCGAGGCGTCCGTCTCGGTCCATGGAGAGCGAGTCAGCCAGATCGGCCCCGGCTTGTTGGTGCTGCTAGGAGTGGGCAAGGGGGACTCGGAGGCAGATGTCCCCTGGATGGTGGAAAAGTTGGCCACCTTGCGCATCTTCGAGGATTCGGCGGGGAAGATGAACCTGTCCTTGGAGGACACGCACCGGCAGCTCATCGTCGTCAGCCAATTCACCCTTTATGGAGATGCGCGCAAAGGCCGGCGGCCAAGCTTCACCGAGGCCATGGAGCCCGTCACGGCCAAGGTGCTCTACGAGCGCGTCTGCGAGGGGCTCCGGGCCCGGGGGCTCACGGTGGGCACGGGCCTCTTCGCCGCGGACATGAAGGTGGCCCTCCTCAATGATGGCCCCGTCACCCTGTTGCTGGAAACCCCCGGCCCGAGCGCCCCTGCCGTCTGA